A single genomic interval of Corylus avellana chromosome ca10, CavTom2PMs-1.0 harbors:
- the LOC132164569 gene encoding receptor-like protein 33: MPNWIWKLPNLSYLDLSYNFLVTLEGPILNVSLFSLHLRSNQLQGQLPNIPHVEYLDFSENSLDPSILANISWSLPSVRSIFLSSNKLNGSIPGSICNATYFEGLDLSNNFFSGTIPQCLIEMSGSLNVINLRKNNLIGIIPDAFPDNCGLQTLSLNKNQLEGGLPKSLANCIGLEVLDIGNNHIEGTFPIYLKNTSWLSVLVLRSNKFYGSITHLELNVTWPWLQIVDIASNNFTGNLPIILLLSWTSMMDRGHGVGVGSNYLAYIGNFSYQDTVTIISKGLEMELVKIPTILTTLDFSCNYFDGPIPEEIGELTLLHTLNLSHNAFTSEIPPSLGKLSHLESLDLSNNELSGEIPVQLANGLIFLSVLNLSFNQLVGQIPLMKQFNTFSATSFEGNERLCGLPLKTQCTYEDPRLPPPTYEENHKSMIEWNYISAELGFVFGFGIVIAPLMFWRRWRIWYYKHVDDIMFRIFPQLCLRKEHHQRQAFRNQEPRH; the protein is encoded by the coding sequence ATGCCCAACTGGATCTGGAAACTTCCTAATCTTTCTTACTTAGATCTCTCTTACAATTTTCTAGTGACTTTGGAAGGACCTATCCTCAATGTTTCTCTTTTTAGCCTACATCTTCGCTCCAATCAACTCCAAGGGCAGCTCCCAAATATCCCGCATGTTGAATACTTGGATTTCTCAGAGAATAGTTTGGATCCCTCCATTCTAGCTAACATCAGTTGGTCCCTTCCTTCCGTTAGATCCATTTTTCTTTCAAGTAATAAATTGAATGGGAGCATCCCTGGATCAATATGCAATGCTACATATTTTGAAGGTCTAGATTTGTCTAATAATTTCTTCAGTGGCACAATTCCCCAGTGCTTGATTGAGATGAGTGGTTCACTTAATGTGATAAATCTAAGGAAAAACAACCTCATTGGCATAATTCCCGATGCATTTCCAGATAATTGTGGTTTACAAACTTTATCTCTCAATAAAAACCAACTAGAAGGAGGGTTACCAAAATCTTTGGCCAATTGCATTGGGTTGGAGGTCTTGGACATTGGGAACAACCACATCGAGGGTACGTTCCCAATTTACTTGAAGAACACATCCTGGTTGAGCGTTCTTGTTTTGCGATCTAACAAATTTTACGGATCCATTACTCATCTAGAACTTAATGTCACTTGGCCATGGCTTCAAATTGTAGACATAGCTTCAAATAATTTTACTGGTAACCTTCCAATAATACTTCTTTTGTCTTGGACATCAATGATGGATCGTGGGCATGGGGTGGGCGTGGGGAGTAATTACCTTGCATATATCGGTAATTTTTCTTATCAAGATACGGTAACAATTATTAGCAAGGGTTTAGAGATGGAGCTGGTGAAGATTCCAACTATCCTCACCACCCTTGACTTCTCTTGTAACTACTTTGATGGTCCTATACCTGAAGAAATTGGAGAACTCACACTGTTACATACTCTCAACCTGTCGCATAATGCTTTCACAAGCGAAATTCCACCATCTTTGGGAAAATTGAGTCATCTTGAGTCACTAGACCTATCAAACAACGAGCTTTCTGGTGAGATTCCCGTGCAACTCGCCAATGGTCTGATTTTTCTGTCGGTCCTTAACCTTTCATTCAACCAATTGGTGGGACAGATTCCATTGATGAAGCAATTTAATACATTTTCGGCAACTTCCTTCGAAGGAAATGAAAGATTATGTGGTTTGCCTTTGAAAACACAATGCACATATGAGGATCCACGATTGCCACCTCCAACATATGAAGAAAATCATAAGAGTATGATTGAGTGGAATTACATAAGTGCTGAATTgggatttgtttttggctttggAATTGTAATTGCCCCCCTTATGTTTTGGAGGAGGTGGAGAATATGGTACTATAAACATGTTGATGACATTATGTTTAGGATCTTCCCTCAACTGTGTCTTAGAAAAGAACATCATCAAAGACAGGCATTCAGAAATCAAGAGCCGAGGCACTAG
- the LOC132163078 gene encoding receptor-like protein 19: MAIYSLFLMTISVFGVSSPCFRNEQSLLLQLKNNLTFNSTMSTKLVKWNQSADCCSWDGVTCNEGRVIGLDLTNESISGGLDNSSSLFSLQHLESLSLAYNDFNYSHEIPSEFDKLANLSYLNLSFAYFTGQIPIAISRLTRLVTLDLSFNDLHLENPNFKVLIQNLSELMELNLDGVLISAPGNEWCRALSSSLPNLRVLSLSYCNLSGPIDSSLRNLHSLSIIRLNDNDFSAPVPEFFADFKNLTSLKVSYSGFDGKFPEKIFQIPTLLTLDLSSNFLLEGSLPEFPPNGSLQTMNLYRTGFSGTLPSSIGNLKMLSTVGLGSCNFIGSIPDSMASLTQLKYLDISNNKFSGSIPNFSMCKNLTTVRLYNNYLSSEIISTQWEKLLNLESLLLGDNLLNGNIPDSLFSHPSLQVLYLSNNQFSGQLKEFSNASSFLEYLFLDNNHLEGPIPMSIFELHGLRWLLLGSNKFNNSLNLSLVI; encoded by the exons ATGGCCATTTACTCACTTTTCTTGATGACCATTTCTGTCTTTGGGGTGTCTAGCCCATGTTTCCGCAATGAGCAGTCCTTGTTGCTGCAATTGAAGAACAATCTTACGTTCAATTCTACTATGTCCACTAAACTTGTTAAGTGGAATCAAAGTGCTGATTGTTGCTCTTGGGATGGCGTAACCTGCAACGAGGGCCGTGTTATTGGTCTCGACCTGACCAACGAATCCATCTCGGGTGGACTCGACAATTCAAGCAGCCTTTTCAGCCTTCAGCATCTCGAGAGCCTGAGTTTGGCTTATAACGACTTCAACTATTCTCATGAGATTCCATCAGAGTTTGACAAGCTTGCGAATTTGAGTTATTTGAATCTCTCATTTGCTTACTTTACAGGGCAGATTCCTATTGCGATTTCGCGCTTGACAAGGTTGGTTACTCTTGATTTATCTTTCAATGACCTTCATCTTGAGAATCCAAATTTTAAAGTGTTGATTCAAAACCTTTCGGAGCTTATGGAACTTAATCTTGATGGTGTACTTATATCAGCTCCAGGTAATGAGTGGTGTCGGGCATTATCATCTTCGCTCCCAAATCTGAGAGTGTTGAGCTTGTCATACTGCAATCTTTCAGGCCCGATTGATTCCTCCTTGCGGAATCTTCATTCCCTCTCAATTATTCGTTTGAATGATAACGACTTTTCTGCTCCAGTTCCAGAATTTTTTGcagatttcaaaaatttgacTTCCTTGAAAGTCAGTTATTCTGGGTTTGATGGAAAATTTCCGGAAAAAATCTTCCAAATTCCAACGCTACTAACTCTTGATTTGTCAAGTAACTTTCTCCTTGAAGGTTCTTTGCCAGAATTTCCTCCAAATGGATCTCTTCAAACCATGAATCTTTACAGAACAGGTTTTTCTGGGACATTACCATCTTCTATCGGTAACCTTAAAATGTTGTCAACAGTAGGTCTTGGGAGTTGCAATTTCATTGGATCAATTCCAGACTCAATGGCGAGCCTCACGCAATTGAAGTATTTGGATATCTCAAACAACAAATTCAGTGGATCAATTCCAAATTTCAGCATGTGCAAGAATCTGACTACTGTAAGGCTTTATAATAATTATCTGTCAAGTGAAATTATTTCCACTCAGTGGGAAAAACTTTTGAATCTTGAGAGTTTGTTGTTGGGTGACAATTTACTGAATGGGAATATTCCAGATTCTCTATTTTCACATCCATCATTGCAAGTGTTATATCTTTCAAATAATCAATTTTCTGGTCAACTCAAAGAATTTTCCAACGCTTCTTCCTTCTTGGAATACCTTTTTTTGGATAACAACCATTTGGAAGGGCCAATACCAATGTCTATCTTTGAACTCCATGGTCTTCGATGGCTCTTGCTTGGttcaaacaaatttaataaCTCCCTGAACCTTAGT CTTGTTATCTGA